One window of the Rhodococcus sovatensis genome contains the following:
- a CDS encoding YihY/virulence factor BrkB family protein has translation MTANSDSPAPVDADPDDPRKPESPTELTKPSWIFVAKKTAREFSRDQCTDLAAALTYYAVLSLFPAILAIMSLLGVFGQGQATVDGVLQVVGDLGPSSAVDTLRGPIEQLVQAPTAGFALVIGIAGALWSASGYVGAFGRAMNRMYEVEEGRPIWKLRPVMLLVTLIALTLIALAAVMLAISGPVASAIGDVIGLGDTALTVWNIARWPLVLAVVVIAVAILYYATPNVQQPKFKWISAGAAVGIIVWILATVAFGFYVANFSSYNKTYGSLAGAIVFLLWLWITNLALLFGAELDSELERGRQLQAGLIAEERLQLPPRDTRVSDKNEKKDTDAIDEGRRLRESHQQRDQQGLR, from the coding sequence GTGACTGCCAACTCCGACTCGCCTGCACCCGTCGATGCCGACCCGGACGATCCTCGTAAGCCCGAGTCCCCGACCGAACTGACGAAGCCGTCGTGGATATTCGTCGCCAAGAAAACGGCGCGCGAATTTTCTCGCGACCAATGCACCGACCTCGCGGCGGCGTTGACTTATTACGCAGTGCTGTCGTTGTTTCCGGCAATCCTTGCCATCATGTCTCTGCTCGGAGTTTTCGGGCAGGGACAGGCGACCGTGGACGGCGTCCTTCAGGTCGTCGGCGATCTCGGCCCGTCCTCCGCCGTCGATACTCTGCGTGGCCCGATCGAGCAATTGGTTCAGGCACCCACCGCCGGATTCGCACTGGTCATCGGTATCGCGGGTGCGCTGTGGTCTGCATCGGGATACGTCGGCGCGTTCGGCCGGGCCATGAATCGCATGTACGAGGTCGAGGAGGGGCGTCCGATTTGGAAGTTGCGACCGGTAATGCTGCTGGTGACACTGATCGCCTTGACCCTGATAGCGCTTGCTGCCGTCATGCTGGCGATAAGCGGGCCTGTCGCGTCGGCGATCGGCGACGTCATCGGTCTCGGCGACACCGCATTGACGGTGTGGAACATTGCCAGGTGGCCCCTCGTGCTCGCCGTCGTGGTCATTGCCGTCGCAATTCTTTACTACGCGACACCCAACGTGCAGCAGCCGAAATTCAAGTGGATCAGCGCGGGAGCCGCCGTCGGCATCATCGTCTGGATTCTCGCGACCGTCGCGTTCGGGTTCTACGTTGCGAATTTCTCGAGCTACAACAAGACCTATGGATCTCTGGCAGGCGCCATCGTCTTCCTGCTATGGCTGTGGATCACCAACCTGGCGTTGCTGTTCGGCGCGGAACTCGATTCCGAATTGGAACGCGGACGTCAACTCCAAGCGGGCCTCATCGCCGAGGAACGACTTCAGTTGCCCCCACGTGATACTCGTGTGTCGGACAAGAACGAGAAGAAAGACACCGACGCCATCGACGAGGGACGACGTCTGCGAGAGAGCCATCAACAGCGCGATCAACAGGGGTTACGGTGA
- a CDS encoding DUF3140 domain-containing protein: MPKDYETTYKNFRDAVNMTANELEKFLKSDDSKSVGQKKDSDESVGHESGRKIVHILETKKADLSEEDYSHMEKVVSYVHRHSAQRSSGDVADTPWRYSLMNWGHDPLKG, translated from the coding sequence ATGCCAAAGGACTATGAAACAACATATAAAAATTTCAGGGACGCGGTCAACATGACCGCGAACGAGCTCGAAAAATTCCTGAAGTCGGACGATTCGAAGTCGGTCGGTCAGAAGAAGGACAGCGACGAATCCGTCGGACATGAGAGTGGCCGAAAGATCGTGCACATTCTCGAGACGAAGAAGGCCGATCTGTCGGAGGAGGATTATTCGCACATGGAAAAAGTCGTGTCGTACGTTCATCGACACTCCGCCCAACGGTCATCCGGCGACGTTGCCGATACGCCGTGGAGGTACTCGTTGATGAATTGGGGCCACGATCCGCTGAAGGGCTGA
- a CDS encoding glycosyltransferase codes for MWHVHGSWATSFVAGQHRYSIPAVPERGEWGRGLCGRSWPAAREVPFDRLCEREIDVVILQRPRELELFRAWTGREPGVDVPAVYVEHNTPRPSAADTRHPMADRDDIPIVHVTEFNQLMWDNGRAPTYLVRHGIPDPGYRYTGRSARTATMINEPVRRGRITGTDLLAPLSRKVPIDVYGMGTECLGSALGSTRVHGCGDLRSDDVLDAVAAHRVYVHTPRWTSLGLSLLEAMHMGMPVVALAVTEAPTTVPPDAGVLSNDVDVLADAIERFTADPDAAVAAGIRSRATAAERHGLHRFLQDWDNVLAEVIR; via the coding sequence ATGTGGCACGTGCACGGGTCGTGGGCCACCTCCTTCGTTGCCGGGCAACATCGCTATTCGATTCCCGCTGTCCCCGAAAGGGGAGAGTGGGGACGTGGGTTGTGTGGGCGATCATGGCCGGCCGCGCGTGAAGTACCTTTCGACCGACTGTGCGAGCGCGAGATCGACGTGGTGATACTCCAGCGTCCGCGGGAACTCGAGCTTTTTCGCGCCTGGACCGGACGTGAACCTGGAGTGGATGTTCCGGCCGTTTACGTCGAACACAACACGCCGAGGCCGAGCGCCGCAGATACGCGTCATCCAATGGCAGACCGCGATGACATACCCATCGTCCACGTCACCGAGTTCAACCAACTGATGTGGGACAACGGGCGAGCGCCGACCTACCTCGTGCGGCACGGCATCCCAGATCCCGGGTACCGGTACACGGGGCGATCGGCACGCACCGCAACCATGATCAACGAACCGGTCCGACGCGGAAGAATTACCGGAACAGACCTGCTCGCGCCCTTGTCGAGGAAAGTACCGATCGACGTGTACGGCATGGGGACAGAATGCTTAGGCTCAGCCCTCGGCTCGACCCGCGTACACGGCTGCGGTGACCTACGCAGCGACGACGTGCTCGATGCCGTGGCCGCGCATCGTGTCTACGTTCACACGCCGCGATGGACATCGCTGGGACTGTCCTTGCTCGAAGCCATGCACATGGGAATGCCGGTGGTAGCGCTCGCGGTCACGGAGGCGCCGACCACTGTGCCTCCCGATGCCGGCGTGCTGTCCAACGATGTCGACGTACTGGCCGACGCAATAGAACGATTCACAGCAGATCCGGACGCAGCAGTGGCAGCCGGTATCAGGTCACGTGCCACCGCAGCCGAGCGCCACGGACTGCATCGGTTCTTGCAGGACTGGGACAACGTCCTGGCCGAGGTGATTCGGTGA
- a CDS encoding nitrate reductase: protein MNELPPRHVDRIAEPWGTRTPYGPGTPWPARVDSYLADGLDEQDVDRWVQSASVLHSNGDALDIAVKDDVIVGVRGRANDRVNRGRLGPKDLYGWQANNSGDRLTAPMIRVNGELVETDWDTAMNRIVARSRELLADSGPDALGFYTSGQLFLEEYYTLGVIAHGAIGTNNVDGNTRLCTATAAQALKESFASDGQPGSYSDVDHADVIALYGHNVAETQTVLWSRILDRLAGENPPQLLCIDPRPTHVARQAAVHLAPMPGTNVALMNGILHEIISNGWVAQDYIDRHSVGFDDLVSHTRAYSPERVAEICGVDADDIRRAAYLVGTAEKLLSTVLQGFYQSHQATAAAVQVNNIHILRGMLGRPGCGVLQMNGQPSAQNTRECGADGDLAGFRNWANDAHIAELAGLWNIDVEKMPQGSPPTHAMKIFDSAEQGSIRMLWVSATNPAVSMPELSRIRNILAQERLFLVVQDIFLTETASMADVILPAAAWGEKTGTFTNADRTVHISDKAVEPPGEARPDLDIFLDYARRMNFEDRDGQALPPWHDAESAFEGWKRASAGRPCDYTGMSYDSLRTRGGIQWPCSTDNPDGTERLYSDGSFWSDPDYCESYGKDLVTGDPVEPSEYRALNPDSRAVVKAVHYFPPNETLSEAFPLALITGRTLYHFHTRTKTGRAPQLQRAAPTVWVEISEMDAANLGVEEGDVVEVSSPRSSIHAQARISGIREGVLFVPFHYGYWDASSAETHERAANELTRTEWDPASKQPQFKYAAAQARRLRAGGGPSKAPTTTASAPSASTVVPTVGGLETVERTGSSTTS, encoded by the coding sequence GTGAACGAACTGCCACCACGTCATGTCGACCGTATAGCCGAGCCATGGGGTACTCGGACGCCCTATGGGCCAGGCACTCCGTGGCCGGCTCGGGTCGACTCATACCTCGCCGACGGCCTCGACGAGCAGGATGTCGACCGATGGGTGCAGTCGGCGTCGGTTCTGCACTCGAACGGTGACGCCCTCGATATCGCCGTCAAGGACGACGTGATCGTCGGGGTGCGCGGAAGGGCAAACGACCGTGTCAACCGCGGCCGACTGGGGCCGAAAGATCTGTACGGTTGGCAGGCCAACAACAGCGGTGATCGGTTGACCGCGCCAATGATTCGAGTGAACGGTGAACTGGTCGAAACCGACTGGGACACCGCGATGAACCGCATTGTCGCTCGCAGTCGCGAGCTACTCGCCGATAGCGGACCGGACGCACTCGGCTTTTACACCAGTGGGCAATTGTTTCTCGAGGAGTACTACACGCTTGGCGTGATTGCCCACGGCGCCATAGGCACCAACAATGTCGACGGAAACACCCGGCTGTGTACCGCTACCGCAGCGCAAGCACTGAAAGAGTCCTTCGCCTCAGACGGACAACCCGGCTCGTACAGCGATGTCGATCACGCTGACGTCATTGCTCTGTACGGTCATAACGTTGCAGAAACCCAGACCGTTCTGTGGTCACGCATCCTTGACCGCCTAGCAGGCGAGAACCCACCACAACTGTTGTGTATCGACCCGCGGCCAACCCATGTCGCCCGGCAGGCCGCAGTCCATCTGGCGCCCATGCCCGGTACGAACGTCGCGCTAATGAACGGCATTCTTCACGAGATCATTTCCAATGGGTGGGTCGCCCAGGACTACATCGACCGACACAGCGTCGGCTTCGACGACCTTGTCTCACATACGCGGGCCTACAGCCCCGAACGCGTTGCCGAAATCTGCGGCGTCGACGCCGACGACATCCGTCGCGCTGCCTACCTCGTCGGGACGGCCGAGAAACTGCTGTCGACTGTGTTGCAAGGTTTCTATCAATCCCACCAGGCGACCGCGGCGGCAGTGCAGGTGAACAACATCCACATCCTGCGCGGCATGCTGGGGCGACCAGGATGCGGCGTGCTGCAGATGAACGGGCAGCCGTCCGCTCAAAACACGCGTGAATGTGGCGCCGACGGGGACCTGGCAGGTTTTCGCAACTGGGCGAACGACGCGCACATCGCCGAACTGGCCGGCCTGTGGAACATCGACGTAGAGAAGATGCCACAGGGTTCTCCTCCTACTCATGCGATGAAGATATTCGACAGCGCCGAACAAGGGTCGATCCGCATGCTGTGGGTCAGTGCGACGAATCCCGCCGTCTCCATGCCCGAGCTGTCTCGTATCCGCAATATCTTGGCGCAAGAGCGGCTGTTCCTCGTCGTACAAGACATTTTTCTCACCGAAACGGCATCCATGGCCGACGTGATATTGCCTGCCGCAGCGTGGGGTGAGAAAACGGGTACTTTCACCAATGCGGACCGCACAGTGCACATTTCCGACAAGGCAGTGGAGCCACCGGGCGAAGCACGACCCGATCTCGATATTTTCCTCGACTACGCGCGGCGGATGAACTTCGAAGACAGGGACGGCCAGGCTCTGCCACCGTGGCATGATGCGGAGTCCGCCTTCGAAGGTTGGAAGCGAGCCAGTGCCGGTCGTCCATGCGACTACACCGGCATGAGCTACGACTCGCTACGAACCCGCGGCGGAATCCAATGGCCCTGTTCGACAGACAATCCCGACGGGACGGAACGGTTGTACTCCGACGGGTCATTTTGGAGCGACCCTGACTATTGCGAGAGCTACGGCAAGGATCTTGTTACCGGTGACCCTGTCGAACCGAGCGAGTACCGGGCGCTGAATCCCGATTCTCGCGCCGTTGTCAAAGCTGTTCACTATTTTCCACCGAACGAAACCCTCAGCGAGGCATTCCCTCTAGCGCTCATCACCGGACGGACCCTCTATCATTTCCACACCCGCACCAAGACTGGACGGGCTCCACAGCTACAGAGAGCTGCGCCCACTGTTTGGGTGGAGATATCGGAGATGGACGCAGCGAACCTCGGTGTCGAGGAGGGCGACGTCGTCGAAGTATCCTCTCCGCGCAGTTCCATTCACGCCCAGGCTCGAATTTCTGGTATTCGAGAGGGCGTTCTGTTCGTACCGTTCCACTACGGCTATTGGGACGCGAGCAGTGCCGAAACTCACGAGCGAGCCGCCAACGAGCTGACCCGGACAGAGTGGGACCCCGCATCGAAGCAACCGCAGTTCAAATATGCAGCGGCACAGGCGCGAAGGTTGCGGGCTGGTGGCGGTCCATCGAAGGCACCGACGACGACCGCCTCGGCTCCGAGTGCAAGCACCGTCGTCCCCACAGTCGGTGGGTTGGAGACCGTCGAGAGGACGGGCTCCTCGACCACGTCGTAA
- a CDS encoding HemK2/MTQ2 family protein methyltransferase, translating into MTTTDAVPAACADTRSGRTMTTIDFHPTVFADIDVYRPQDDSWLLCRAIDESGVVPGARILDMCTGTGIIAIHAAQLGARRVDAFDIAPAAVACARDNAESTGTTVQVRSGSFDEARVHGPYDVVLCNPPYVPSDSLPSGLGMTRAWDAGPEGRHVLDVLCATAPVLLDDGGTLLLVQSEFADPAKTLRMLCDNGFDAAEVLEHTIGYGPVMTSRAAWLEETCKANKGQRTERLVVIRADKR; encoded by the coding sequence ATGACGACCACCGACGCCGTTCCAGCAGCCTGTGCCGATACGAGATCAGGCCGGACGATGACCACCATCGACTTCCATCCCACCGTGTTCGCGGACATCGACGTGTATCGACCTCAGGACGATTCGTGGCTGCTGTGCCGTGCGATCGACGAGTCCGGCGTGGTTCCGGGCGCACGCATATTGGACATGTGCACCGGCACCGGCATCATCGCGATACACGCCGCCCAACTCGGCGCTCGCCGTGTCGATGCGTTCGACATCGCTCCAGCCGCTGTGGCGTGCGCCCGCGACAACGCCGAATCTACCGGTACAACAGTGCAAGTCCGCTCCGGGTCCTTCGACGAAGCCCGCGTCCATGGACCGTACGACGTCGTACTGTGTAATCCGCCCTACGTCCCATCGGATTCGCTTCCCTCCGGCCTCGGAATGACGCGGGCCTGGGACGCAGGCCCGGAGGGACGGCATGTGTTGGACGTGCTGTGTGCAACCGCACCGGTACTACTCGATGACGGCGGAACGCTGCTGTTGGTGCAGTCCGAATTCGCCGACCCCGCCAAGACGCTGCGCATGTTGTGCGATAACGGTTTCGACGCCGCAGAAGTTCTCGAACACACTATTGGGTACGGGCCGGTAATGACCTCGCGAGCGGCGTGGCTCGAAGAAACCTGCAAAGCGAACAAGGGCCAACGAACAGAACGACTGGTGGTCATTCGTGCCGACAAGCGGTGA